One Spinacia oleracea cultivar Varoflay chromosome 4, BTI_SOV_V1, whole genome shotgun sequence DNA segment encodes these proteins:
- the LOC110796736 gene encoding transcription factor bHLH149-like has protein sequence MASIISNYEEHTEDTSRESKRKKRRRIDTVNQNQSNNNQNQIRWRSETEQQTYSSKLVEALRHVRRRNPTPAPVSGSRAIREAADKALAIAAKGRTRWSRAILTNRRKLRLKSHKKAKVRSKLPPPPPPPGTGSSRLFGEDEQQQKLPALDKRVKVLGRLVPGCRKLSFPNLLEEATDYIAALQMQVKTMAALAELLAGSHPGPSSGSMDIDSSSPSSS, from the coding sequence ATGGCGTCGATAATCTCGAATTACGAAGAGCACACAGAAGATACATCGCGAGAATCGAAGAGGAAAAAGCGTCGAAGAATAGATACAGTTAATCAGAATCaatcaaacaacaatcaaaatcaAATTAGATGGAGATCAGAAACGGAGCAACAAACCTACTCATCAAAACTTGTCGAAGCTCTCCGACATGTTCGCCGCCGTAATCCTACACCGGCGCCAGTTTCCGGCAGCCGCGCCATTCGTGAAGCCGCAGATAAAGCCTTGGCTATAGCCGCAAAAGGCCGCACTCGTTGGAGCCGAGCAATCTTGACGAATCGGCGTAAGCTACGGCTTAAAAGCCATAAAAAGGCTAAAGTCCGTTCAAAATTgccgccgccgccgccaccaccaGGCACCGGAAGTAGCCGGTTGTTTGGGGAGGACGAACAACAACAGAAATTACCGGCTCTTGATAAGCGTGTAAAGGTTCTTGGCCGGTTAGTTCCCGGTTGCCGGAAATTATCGTTTCCAAATCTTCTAGAAGAAGCTACCGATTATATCGCTGCTCTACAAATGCAAGTCAAAACTATGGCTGCTCTAGCGGAACTTCTCGCCGGTTCGCATCCCGGTCCAAGTTCCGGTTCAATGGATATTGATTCATCATCACCTAGTAGTAGTTGA